The window ACTCCGATATGGCTTTCGGCGGCGGCGGATACTACATGTATGAGCCCGATGGAAAATTGGGTGGTCTCGACACCAAGCATGAGTCAGGCAGTAAATCCGCACGGAATGCAACTGGGTCCGAAACAACCGGAACCGGTGACATCACCAAGCGGAACACCTACGTTGACTTTGGTATGGGCAAAAATGAGGGTGTATACAACCCTGGCCGGGCAACCGGCAACATTATGTCCGATGCCGATATGCGGGTGTCTGCTGTTGAAGACCTGAATGCAGAAGGGTTCAGCACATTGACGACCCAGGCGCATCAGGATGTTCAAGGTGACGGCAACTGGAGCAACAACCGCTGGGCGGTTGTGTTCAAGCGTGCTTTGAGCAACGATGACCAGAACGACACGCAGTTCAAATCGGGTAAAACCCCGATGGCGATTGCAATCTGGAATGGTCAGAATAAAGAAAGAAACGGCCAGAAAGGCGTTACTCAGTGGCATGAATTGAAGTACTAAATCAGCTGCTAGCAATATCGAACCCAGAGACAGGCTGTTACCGGCTTGTCTCTGGGTTTTCTTTTGCCGTAAATTAATAGTTCCCGCCAGGGAGAACTATTAAATCAGGTTCGGGTTTAAAGACCGCGTCAGGATTCGATGGACCAGCCCATCTCATTCCAGCGCTGCATTCCCCCATCTCCCACGCAAACAATATTGTCCAATCCTGAACTGCTGAGAATCTGCGACGCCATTTTGGCTCGCCCCCCCATTTTGCAGTGAACATAAACCGTCTCAAATTTTTTAAGGTCTTCGACAATGGACCCAACTTCTTCGTGCGGAGTATTTTGCGCGCCTGCAATATGCCCTTCATTAAATTCCTCAGCGGACCGGACATCGAGGATCAGTTGCTGGTCATTCAAATTATCAATGCGACGGTGCAGTTCATCAATGGATATGTTTTCCATGCTCAACCTCTTAGAAATGTTTTCTGCCTATAAGGCAATTTAGGGAAAAACTAATGTTCAATTTTGGATTATATCACGCCAGAAAAAGATTGAGGTTATCGCAAAATTGCGAAAACAGGAGTTTTTTTGTGTTGTGTGGGGAGGAATAAACTGCCGCAATCAATCAATGGTTTAGGAAAATTTTTCTTGAGCGGCGGAAAAACTCACCAAGGGCAATCAACTCTTTTTTTGTTTACGGGCGTTGTTCATGGTTTGACAGGGATATTGGCCTATTATCGAATAACCCAACGGGAACGGGTTCCAATAGAAGAACGAGAAAATTTTATTGCTATCCCGCTGACATCTCCGGAGGTGAGTTTGCTGGACCCGCGCTCAGAGGAGCATCCTGCGGATGCTTTGGAAGCATCTAAACCATAGCGTTGGGAAACAAGATCGCTGATTGTGATCGAGGCTTTATCGAGGTCAAAGTGGAGAGGATTGCATCTGACTCTGTCCCAAAAACTGCTCCGGGTTGAGCGCCGGAATCGGGATCAAAAGCACGTTGATCAGGTGAGGTCAGCTACACGCTCTGTTTAATCGGCAACCAGAAAGTGGGCTCTACGGTTTTGATACCAACAGGCTTCATTGCTTTCAAAGCAGAAAGGTCTTTCCTCGCCATAGCTGATGGTACGAATCCGGCTTGCATCGACTCCCAGGGAAGTCAAGTATGACTTGGTCGACTGCGCGCGCCTTTCACCGAGGCTGATGTTGTAGCTGTTGCTGCCACGCTCATCACAATGCCCCCGGATTTCAATCCTGGACGCCGGATGAGTCTTCAGGTAGGCCACGTTTTCCTGCAGGATGGCCCTTGACTTGTCATCCAGGTCGTACTTATCAAACGCAAAATGAATGTCCGTCAGGTGGTCGATGGGATGATAAGGCAACGAGCGGCGGGCTTGCTCGTCGTGAGGCAAGGAAGCGACCATATCCTCCCCCTTTTCGGTCAGAAACGGTTCAGGAGTTTCCTTCGTATCACTGCCATCGATGCGCAAACCCTCCCCTTCTCCGGCAAAAGGTTCGGCGCTGAAAGAACCGCTTGCACCGTTGCCCGGCACTCCCTGTTCGGCCGCACCCACTTTCTGGTCGAGGCCGGTTTTATCATCCCTGCCAGAGGAGGAATCCACTCCGCCGGATTTTTCTTCAATCTCTTCGAGATCACCTGCCATCCCAAAAATATTTGAGTCGGGCCTAGCGTCATCCCTTCCGAAAAAGTTTTTGGAACAGCCGGAAGCAAAAAATATGAAGAGAATCAGCGTTATCAGTAATATTTGTTTGGATGTTTTCATCATTTTATAAAGGCAATTTTTATTAATAAAAATTCTGCCTAACTGTATCCCCAAAATATAAATTAGGCTACAAAAAAAATCGCGGTTGTAAAGCCAATCCACCCGATCATGTTTCTCCCTGAACAAATGAAAACTTAAGTAAGCAGGAGTGAGCAAAAAAAGAAGGGATCGTCCTGTACCCTAAAGCAGACTAAGGTAGTTTTTTTATAACCTCCCCTAACCCCTCCTTGCAAAGGAGGGGAATGTGAAAGGAAACCCCGTAGCAGAGCTACGAGGAATTCTTTTGATTGAATTTTCCACTATGCAACGACTGCCAGCATGGATCGCATTTATCTGCCTTCTTTTTCCAGTTTTTGCTTTTGCGCAGGACGAAGCGGGTGACGCCAGGATCCATCATTCAACAACTCAGCCTTATCTCTTTGAATTAATGGCTGGTTGGCGGATAAACAGTGCTGCCGATATGCGAAGAACTGCACAAAGCCTGAAAAACGGTGTTTTTGATTCCCGCAGGCCTCATATTGTTGTAATGTATGAGGCCTCACATTAATATCAACAATGCCCTATGGAGACGGCAATATGGCCTCCGAAATACAAAGGCGGTTTTCCCTGGACAAGGCCGAGATCGACCCGGCTTTAAAAAACCGTATCATGTCCGCCGATGGAGATGATGAACTCGGTTCCTGGGATGGGAAAAATATCGAAGATTTAGTCAAGGAACTGGAGCGGATTGAAGAAACCCAGGACGTCAATTATGCCGGCCTGCCGCACAATAGCAATATTCCCGAGGATCTCCGCCAGCAGGTCGAAAAGGATTTACCTATTTGGGCGTGCGATACCTCCGGAAATTGCCTGATAGGCGAACAAGCCGAAAAAATCAGAACGGTGGATCAGATCCGCAAACATTATGCGAAGAAATACGGCAGTATCGAAGGCTTCAAGGAAAAACTAAGGATTGAGAGAGAGAAATTTATCCAGGATATAAAAGGAAAGTAGTTTTTCCGCCGCACTTCTCCTCACAACTCAAAAGCTCGCGCTCAATCACGACTGGCACCCGCGTCTCGGCCCATTGTCTCACGGTGAGTCGTTTTCTCCAGGAGCCGGAATGTACAGCCAGCACTTGTGATGTCCGATACCTTTGCCTTCATGCCCCGGAGGGGTAGGTGATATTTCACCATTGCCAGCTTCCCCCGCTTCCTACTTACCGCCATTTTATACCTCTCAAGCACACAGAATTAGATTTTTTGCATTTATCTATATTCAGAGCTAAAGGAAATCAATTTTCATCCGATACCAGAAGGAGGATAGTTTTACAAGAATTTGAAATATCAAGGCTTATGAGTCTTTTATTGCCCA of the Nitrospinota bacterium genome contains:
- the pal gene encoding peptidoglycan-associated lipoprotein Pal; the protein is MMKTSKQILLITLILFIFFASGCSKNFFGRDDARPDSNIFGMAGDLEEIEEKSGGVDSSSGRDDKTGLDQKVGAAEQGVPGNGASGSFSAEPFAGEGEGLRIDGSDTKETPEPFLTEKGEDMVASLPHDEQARRSLPYHPIDHLTDIHFAFDKYDLDDKSRAILQENVAYLKTHPASRIEIRGHCDERGSNSYNISLGERRAQSTKSYLTSLGVDASRIRTISYGEERPFCFESNEACWYQNRRAHFLVAD
- a CDS encoding rhodanese-like domain-containing protein; amino-acid sequence: MENISIDELHRRIDNLNDQQLILDVRSAEEFNEGHIAGAQNTPHEEVGSIVEDLKKFETVYVHCKMGGRAKMASQILSSSGLDNIVCVGDGGMQRWNEMGWSIES
- a CDS encoding ethylbenzene dehydrogenase-related protein, translating into SDMAFGGGGYYMYEPDGKLGGLDTKHESGSKSARNATGSETTGTGDITKRNTYVDFGMGKNEGVYNPGRATGNIMSDADMRVSAVEDLNAEGFSTLTTQAHQDVQGDGNWSNNRWAVVFKRALSNDDQNDTQFKSGKTPMAIAIWNGQNKERNGQKGVTQWHELKY